The following proteins are co-located in the Candidatus Desulfofervidus auxilii genome:
- the aprB gene encoding adenylyl-sulfate reductase subunit beta, with protein MPSFVKVEKCDGCQSAPRTACQYICPNDLMVLNREIMKAYNQEPDMCWECYSCVKICPQQAIEVRGYTDFVPLGASVIPMRGTDSIMWTVKFRNGLIKRFKFPIRTTPEGSIDVYAGYPPADRSKIGDNYLFAEPEVLEVGELPTIKK; from the coding sequence ATGCCAAGTTTTGTAAAAGTAGAAAAATGTGATGGGTGTCAATCTGCTCCCAGAACAGCATGTCAGTATATTTGTCCAAATGATTTGATGGTGCTTAATAGGGAGATCATGAAGGCTTATAATCAAGAGCCTGATATGTGTTGGGAATGTTATTCTTGTGTGAAGATCTGTCCACAACAGGCTATTGAAGTAAGAGGTTATACTGATTTTGTACCATTGGGAGCAAGTGTTATCCCAATGCGTGGTACAGATTCTATTATGTGGACAGTAAAATTCAGAAATGGTCTAATTAAACGGTTTAAATTCCCAATTCGGACAACCCCAGAAGGTTCAATTGATGTATATGCTGGTTATCCTCCAGCAGATCGTTCCAAGATAGGTGATAATTATCTTTTTGCAGAACCTGAAGTATTGGAAGTAGGCGAATTACCTACTATTAAAAAGTAA